One Dictyoglomus thermophilum H-6-12 DNA window includes the following coding sequences:
- the ispH gene encoding 4-hydroxy-3-methylbut-2-enyl diphosphate reductase: MILYIATPYGFCSGVKKSISLAEKVLSNEGEVYTLGALVHNPKVIEELSKKGIKILEKNGFVEGKALIVRAHGLPQRDIEFYRTLGNRVYDATCPLVKKVQILAEYLNKNKYKVVIIGEKNHPEVIGILSYTDDQGIVVENEDDIKKIENYPKIGIVFQTTQSLDNALQKVNLIMEKGKEIRIFNTICPETIERQEKAKKLSEMVDLALVLGGKNSANTRRLYITLSKKIPTYHIENIEEIDKSWFKEDNKVGIITGTSTPNDFVEEVVELLKSLYPLEIHLV, translated from the coding sequence ATGATTTTGTATATTGCTACACCTTATGGATTTTGTTCTGGGGTTAAAAAGTCTATATCCCTTGCCGAAAAAGTCCTTTCTAATGAGGGCGAAGTATATACTTTAGGAGCTTTAGTTCATAATCCTAAAGTTATAGAAGAGTTATCCAAAAAAGGTATAAAAATTCTTGAGAAAAACGGATTTGTTGAAGGAAAGGCTCTAATCGTTAGAGCTCATGGTTTGCCTCAGAGGGATATAGAATTCTATAGAACTTTAGGGAACAGAGTATATGATGCTACTTGTCCTCTGGTAAAGAAAGTCCAAATTCTCGCAGAATATCTAAACAAGAATAAATACAAAGTAGTGATCATAGGAGAAAAAAATCATCCAGAAGTAATAGGAATATTAAGCTACACGGATGATCAAGGTATAGTAGTAGAAAATGAAGATGACATAAAAAAGATTGAAAATTATCCTAAGATTGGTATAGTTTTTCAAACTACTCAAAGTTTAGATAATGCTCTTCAAAAAGTAAATCTAATAATGGAAAAGGGTAAAGAGATTAGAATATTTAACACCATATGTCCTGAAACTATTGAGAGACAAGAAAAAGCTAAAAAGTTGTCGGAAATGGTAGATCTTGCTCTTGTTTTAGGTGGAAAAAATAGTGCAAATACGAGGAGGCTGTATATCACTTTGAGTAAGAAAATACCAACTTATCACATTGAGAATATAGAAGAAATAGACAAAAGTTGGTTTAAAGAAGACAATAAAGTTGGTATAATTACAGGTACATCAACACCTAATGACTTTGTAGAGGAGGTAGTAGAGCTATTAAAGAGTCTGTATCCCTTAGAGATTCATTTGGTATAA
- the der gene encoding ribosome biogenesis GTPase Der: MVGRPNVGKSVLFNRIAGEEKAIVADEPGVTRDPLVHLCEHEGKYFYLIDSAGWGLNDDLSHLVQEKIQEVINISDIILFVLDGRSELTALDYEFADILRKSGKKVILVVNKMEGRIDKEEYLAPFTTLGLGEPFPISALHKQNLYELLDLIISLLPPTEESHTEDEFIRFAFVGRPNSGKSSLLNALIGKDRSIVSEIPGTTRDAVDLVWEFNGKKYIIVDTPGLRRPARVEEGLEELSVRKTLQTIRKIDVAVMVIDLSVGVREQEKRILHYIEDKGKSCLIVFNKTDLFPSLKERREFEKIVPQILQPFDYFPFIFTSAIRNYNVKKILPWVDKLFELRNMRIPTSQVNRAIEEALSKTNFSKKGKILKVYYATQVDVAPPTFVFFVNEPEIMNKNVVKYFEKFLRSYFGWIGTPIKIEVRKRE; this comes from the coding sequence ATAGTCGGAAGACCAAATGTAGGAAAATCTGTACTTTTTAACAGAATTGCAGGAGAAGAGAAAGCAATTGTTGCTGATGAGCCAGGAGTAACAAGAGATCCTCTTGTTCACTTATGTGAGCACGAAGGCAAATATTTTTATTTGATAGATTCTGCTGGATGGGGCCTTAATGACGATTTAAGTCATCTTGTTCAGGAGAAAATTCAAGAGGTTATAAATATAAGTGATATTATACTTTTTGTCTTAGATGGAAGATCAGAATTGACAGCTTTAGATTATGAATTTGCAGATATATTAAGAAAGTCCGGAAAGAAAGTTATATTAGTAGTAAACAAAATGGAAGGAAGGATCGATAAAGAAGAATATCTTGCTCCTTTTACTACCTTAGGATTAGGCGAGCCTTTTCCCATATCCGCCCTTCATAAGCAAAATTTATATGAACTTTTAGATCTGATAATATCACTATTGCCTCCAACAGAAGAATCCCATACTGAAGACGAATTTATAAGATTTGCCTTTGTGGGAAGACCTAATAGTGGTAAGTCATCTCTTCTCAACGCTTTGATTGGAAAAGATCGAAGCATAGTAAGTGAGATTCCTGGTACTACTAGAGATGCTGTTGATCTGGTTTGGGAATTCAATGGTAAAAAATATATCATCGTCGACACACCAGGATTAAGAAGGCCAGCAAGGGTAGAAGAGGGGTTAGAAGAGCTTTCTGTACGGAAGACTCTACAAACCATAAGAAAAATTGATGTAGCTGTCATGGTTATTGACTTATCAGTGGGAGTAAGAGAGCAAGAAAAAAGAATACTACATTATATTGAAGATAAAGGAAAATCCTGTTTAATTGTTTTTAATAAAACTGATCTATTCCCATCTTTAAAAGAACGAAGAGAGTTTGAAAAGATTGTTCCTCAAATTTTGCAACCATTTGATTATTTTCCCTTCATCTTTACATCTGCTATTAGGAATTATAATGTAAAAAAGATATTGCCATGGGTTGATAAGCTTTTTGAGTTAAGAAATATGAGGATACCTACTTCTCAGGTAAATAGAGCTATAGAAGAAGCACTTTCTAAAACAAATTTCTCAAAAAAAGGAAAAATTTTAAAAGTTTATTATGCCACTCAGGTAGATGTGGCTCCACCTACCTTTGTGTTTTTTGTAAATGAACCTGAAATAATGAATAAAAATGTAGTTAAATATTTTGAAAAGTTCCTTAGAAGTTACTTTGGATGGATAGGAACTCCGATAAAAATTGAGGTAAGAAAGAGGGAGTAG